The genome window ATGCTATTTGACGAAATAAATCCAGATGGTGTACTTTTCGTTAGAAGAGTGGAAAATCCTAGTAGATATGGGGTAGTAACTATCGAAGATAAAGGTGTATATGATGGTCATAAATTATATAAGGTAATTGACGCAGAAGAAAAACCATTACACCCAAAATCTAATTTAGCAATAGCAGCAGTTTACATTTTTAAGCCCAGTATATTTAATGCGCTGAAGCAAATCAATGTTGAAGAAGGTAAAGAGATAGAATTAACCTATGGAATTCATAATTTGTTACTAGAAGGTAAAGAGGTTTATGCGTTAGAGATGAATGAAGATGAGAAATGGCTAAATGTGGGAGATCCTAAAAGTTATCTAGACGCATTAAACTATTCATTTAAATTTCTTTGACAACAAAATATATTTGATGATACTTGTTGGAGTAGATGGTGGAGGAAGTAAAACAAGTGCTATAGCCTATACTTGTAGTGGGTCTTTTTTAGGAAAAGGTCTAGCTGGGCCAGCAAATTTTCACAACATCGGTGTTGAAGAGGCTGTAAAAAACGTTAATAAAGCTATCTTATTAGCAACAAAAGGTATGAAACCTGACGTTGCTTATATAGGATTGGCAGGAATAGATTCTAAATATGATTATAACGTAATGTCAGAAGCGCTGAGGTCTATTGCTAAGAACGTCTATATCGATCATGATGGTTTTGTCGCGCTTTATGCTGAAACTAGAGGAAAACCCGGTGTTATAGTCATAGCTGGTACTGGGAGTGTTATAGTTGGTTACGATGGGAGTAGGAGAGTTCGATTTGGTGGTCTAGGATGGTTAATAGCCGACGAAGGTTCAGCTTATTGGATAGGAAGAGAAGCATTAAGAGCTTTTGGAAAGATGTTAGATGGAAGAATGAATAAAACAGTAATTGCAGAGAAGATAATGAGAAGTTTAAATATAAATGATATTGACGATCTCATCAAGTGGGCTTATCATGAGGGACATAAAGTTAAAGATATTGCATCATTAGCTAAAATAGTAGATGAGGCTGCTAATGAGGGAGATGAGATAGCCTTAAATATATTGAAAAGTGCTGCTTATGAGCTCGCTAGTTATTCTGTTCAACTTGCAGTTAAAATAGGAGTTGACAAGATATATCTTAAAGGCGGGATGTTTAATTCTCCAATGTATTTCAACTTCTTCAGGGGTTATCTAGACAGTAATAATATAAAAGGTATAATTGCAGAACATGACCCAGAACAAGGTGCTCTGCTTTTAGCCTTTAAATATGCAGGATGTAACAGTAGTGTGCTAAATTGGTAGAACTATTAAGAAATTTCAATAATATAATATATCATATTTACTGTGATATACAAAAAGTCCTCCATAAGAGGATTGAGTTCTATATTATCTCATTACTCTATTTCGCTTGATTTTTCTAGAAAATGTCGAAATATACTTAGGAAAAGTGACATATTTGATTTCTACAGTTATCATATAGATTTGCTATAGAACTAACAATAATGAACGTTTATTTAGAGCATTCAACGACAAATGATGTATCCGAATAGAATTATATTTTATAAATAAATACTGTGTAGAGACTCTAATGTGAAAAGATGAATAATATCAAAAACCTTTTCTAATCATAAATATAAGCCTTAGTAATATTTACAAGGGAGCGTGAGATTCTTAAGATAGGAGATGTAGCAGTGAGTTATGTATATGAAGCTTTGCCTTTTAAATCAAGGGAAATTAACCCCTTGATGCACTTTAAATAGAGATATTAACTCAATAATAATGTTAATAGTATCTACACTAAAGAAAAGTAATAATAAGAATAATATTTAAAAACAACTTTCAAATTATTACTGGATATTCTGATGGAATCAAAGAGTCTTATCTGTAGGGAGTAGCTTTAGTGATAAATAACTTGTATAATATTATATTATGTAACTGGTAGTACTATACCTTCACTTCTAATGTCAGCAACTCCAATATATTTTCCCTTCTTATACTTTAGGGCTTGTACTATTCCTACCTCTGGTGAGTAATAGTCTGTCTGTGTCGCAGGGATGCCGAGTCTCTTTTCAGCTACGACCTTATTTCCTAAGTACATGAATCGAGGTGCTTGAACGGCTTCATCAATTTCCATATTATAATCCGCATAATATTCAAATACTTCAGCGTGAATTTGTGGCCTTAGATCTCCACCTGCACAACCAATTATAACCCTCTCATCCTCTTTCTCAGCCATTAATATAGATAGCGTATGTAAGGGTCTCTTCCTAGGTTCTGGTTTGTTATTTCCCTCAGAAAATCCCGCTCCTCTGTTATTAAATGGTATGTCGTTCACCACTATCCCAGAGCCGAAGGGGTAAAATAGGCTCTGTATAAATCCAATCTCATTCTCACCATCAGAAACTACAAAGAATGTTGTATCTCCAGTGACGTTTACTTTTACCTCGAATCCATACTCAGCTATTTTATTTGCAATATATTTCTCCGATAATAACATCTCTATTGGGACGTTTACAAATTTTGGATCAGCAATATATTTATTTCTATCGCTATAAGCTAGTGCACTCAATCGCACATGATCATTTATTCTCCTTACGTCATTGAAAGGTAATTTGTTTATCTCAGTTAGCTCAATCATTTTTAGTAATTCCAATGTAGTTATTCCTTGGCTATTTGGCGGTAATTCATACAGTGTGAAATCTTTATATTTCATTTTTACTGGATTAATGACTTCGCCATGAAATTCACTAAAGTCCTCATAACTTATTGGTACTCCTCTATCTCTTAATCCTTCAGTTAGTTCTTCAGCGATTTTCCCATCATAAAAACTTCTAGGATCTTTTGCAATCTCCTTCAAAACTCTACCAATTCCCTTGAGCTTTATTTCATCGCCAAATCTTTTATTCCCATAAACTCTATTCCAATCATCTGATAATTTGAACGAACTTATTATTGCGTGGTGTAACCCTCTTCCCACCATAAAGCCATTGGTTGCTAATGAAATTGCAGGATTAAGTAATTCGTTTAATGATTTTGAGGCGTAATTTTGATAAATGAATTCCCATAGATCTACTAATCCTGGAACGACTACAGTTAGTGGACTTCTATCGCTATCTATTTTCTCTACTTTCAATTCCTTAGGAGCCCATCCAGATGCATTATATGCTATTATACCCTCTGGTGTCTTGGCTAAAAGAAATCCATCACCACCGAGACCACTGGTATGTGGTATCACTACTGATAAGGTAGCGCTTATTGCTATAGCGGCATCAAATGCGTTTCCTCCATCTTCTAAAACTCTAGCTCCTATATAACTTGCTATATAGTTTTGTGTTGCGACGACTTTTCTACCTACTGCGGATGGCATAATTATTTAATAGTTTGACAAACATAAAAATATCCATTACCGTTATGGAACTACCACCAGAAGTTAGGAATAATCTAAGTGAGGGCGTATGTCTTACGTGCTGTAACAATTCAGTAATATGCATGACAAGTGACTATCCTAAAAATACCGATGTTGAGGTATTATTTGAAATAGATAAGGAAGGTAGAGAAGTAATCTTTAGGCATATAGTCATGGATGATCCTTCAAATCCATTAACTGTCGAATATTCGGTAGACACTAAATTTGTTGAAAATGTTTCCCAAACGAAATCGATTAACATATATTTTGTCGATGAGAACTTTAATGAGGAGAATAAATTAAGAATAACTTTTTCTGATGACGAGATAAGAGTGATGCGGAGGGAAATTGGACTTGGAACTTAAGGATCTACAATCCAAAATGAAGGACATGTATTTTGAGAAGGACTCACAAAGAGGAGTTTATGCTACATTTACGTGGTTAGTAGAAGAGGTAGGAGAATTAGCTGAGGCTCTTCTATCTGATAATTTAGATTCTATTGAAGAGGAATTAGCGGACGTTATAGCTTGGACAGTATCAATAGCTAACCTAAAAGGTATAGACATAGAAGAAGCTTTAAAGAAGAAGTACAAATTGTAAGCAATGGTTAATAAAGAGCAGTTTTATGATCAAATAAGAAAGGCACTAGAAGACGGGAATGCTAAATATTATAGAAACTTAGTTTACATAGAAAGAGATGATTATCTAGATTATGTTAAGGAAATTATAAATCTATTTCTTAAATTTAAACCAGATCCTTCAGTAGCTTATGGTTTCGTACCTTGGGCAAGTGGCTCTAAAGAGAGAATGAAGGTTATAAAAGAATATTTCTCGAAATTTGACGACATCGACTACGCTAATGCTGAATATTACTTAGGTAATACTTATGATTTGGTAATATTGGATACTGTAGACAATTTTCAGCCAATTAACATAGGTAGACTTGTTGATCTTGCTAGAGGTGGAGGTTTAATAGTAATTTATACAAGCAATCTAACCAAAGACAAAGTTTTTAGAACTTCAATAGTAAGGAATGGTTTAGTTTTAGACGAATATGAGAAGAGATTCAAAAGAAAATTGTATGAGCATGAAGGGATATTTATCGTTGACGCTAATGGTTACGTTTCTAGGCCATTTTCCGGCAACATAATGCCAAAATCAGAGAAGAAAATACCAAGAAATCCCGTAATGCCAAGAGAAATTCATGAATTATCACTAAGTGAGGACCAAAATAGAGTTATAGAAAATTTCACTTATTTATTAAGTGGAGGGCAAAGAGCTTTAGTCTTAACAGCTGCTAGAGGCCGAGGAAAAAGTGCTGCTACTGGGTTATCTATAGTTGGGCTAATAGAAAAACTTAGGGAAAGAAAAGGTAAAAGTATTAGAATAATAGTTACTGCACCATCGATAGCAAGTGCATCTCAAGTAATGGCCTTTGCCAAATTAGGTTTAGAAAGTTTAGGTGAAGAGTTTTCAGTGAAGATTAGTGATACCGGACATATAAAGAATATAAAAGGTGATTATTTCAGAGTAGAGTACGTTCCGCCGGATGCAGCTGTTGAAGACGAAGGTGAGCTTTTAATCATAGATGAGGCAGCAGCCTTAGGCATCAATTACATAGATCTAGCGTTAAGAGCGTGGAAAAAAGTAGCCCTAGTAACTACAGTTCATGGATATGAAGGTTCTAACAAAGCTTTTCTTAGATATTTAAGAAGATTAATTGAAAGTAAAAGGATTAGGGTAAAATGGATAAATATGGAGCAGCCTTTAAGATATGCAAATGGGGATCCAATCGAAAAGTGGCTTTATGATGCATTATTACTCGATGCAGAACCTTCGGAACCACAATATCTTAATGATACAATGATTTATGAAGATGTGGATAAATCCGAATTGGCTAATGACGATGCCAAATTGAGAGCGATTTACGGAATAATGGTAACGGCTCACTACAAAAATAATCCAGATGACTTAATGATAATGTTGGATGGTGTTCATCATAAGATAAAAGCTTTACGGATAGGAGAGAACTCATATGTTGCAGCTTGTCAAATAGCAGAAGAGGGTGAACTTTCTGATAATATGGTAGATATTGCTTTGAAAGGAGGTACGTTTGACGGTGATCTGATACCTGATAGAATTATAAAGCACGTCAGAATTAAGGATTTTGCTAGACTACGAGGATGGAGGATTGTTAGAATTGCAGTTGTTTCAGAACTTCAGGATAAGGGATTTGGTAGCGAGCTCTTAAAGATGATATATGAAGAGGCTAAGGATAAAGGATTAGATTGGGTAGGTTCGTCTTTTATGTCAGATCCAAAAGTCTTAAATTTCTGGATAAAGAATGATTTTGTTCCAGTTCATATATCGCCGAAGAAAAATGAGAAATTAGGTGATTACCCAGTTGTTGTCATTAGACCTATAAGTGACATCGCGAAACAAATTGTAAAAATATCCGTATATATGTTAAAAGAGAAGCTTCTTAACACCTTACATGATGTGTACTTTAATATGAACCCTGAAGTAGTTAGGTTAATATTAAAGGGGAGTAAAGTCGCTCACAGAATCGTCGATGTAAATCCAATATTATTAGACAAAATCATCTCATTCCTTCAAGGTGTAAGTCCATATGAATCTTCCGCTGATGGAATACATATGTTAACGTTAAAGTATTTCTGGGATGGAAGAAGAGATTGGAGTTTGACTCAAGATGAGGAATTAGTGCTAATCTCTAAAGTTATTCAAGGTAAGCCATGGAGTTACGTTTCAACTATACTTAACAGTAATAGGACACATATATATGAATTAATATATTCTGCTATATCAAAAATAATGCAAAAATATTATAACTTAACCGCTGATAGTAAGGTAGGTCTAACATTAAAGGATGTGATGAGTTCACAACAATATGATTTAGGTGAATGAATGCACCTCAACTGATACTATTCAAGATTATTGCTACTACCACAAGAATTGAGAATAATTGGTGTAATCCGATAGACATGCCTGGTTTTAATGGATTTCTATTGCTAGAATCCCATACCCATAATCCAACAATTATTTCTAATGCTGTGAAAATTAATGTTAACCAGTAATGTAGCAAGACCACAGCAATAATAAAGATTAGCGACACAATACCGTGAATTATCCATGCAGCTTGTAACCATGGATTTCTCTCCTTGTCTTTTTCCCAAGGTCTGCCTATCTTTAGTTTCATCCTCCTAGTTCCAGTTACTACACCTCCCATAAAGATGACGAAGTATAAAAAGTGTGGAGGAACTATTGCGTTAATTAAAAATGACACTATATTCAGCTTAAATATTTCTAATCCTTGTAGCATAATGAGAAAATAAGATACGAAAGTCGTATAAGCTGCTATATCATGTAATCCCTGGAATATTGAAGGTAGCTTTCCAGCTAAGACATATAGTGTCGCCATACCTAAAAGTGCTGTAAAAACTACTGATATAAATCCAATTATTGATATAAGAGAGGGATGAATTATTAATATGACAAGAGAGAAAATTCCTACTATTGTAGCTAGAATTCTGTGGATCGCTTCAGGGTCTTTTTTAGCAGCTAATTGCATTATATCATGTGTATAGGGCCAATTAGTTCCTAGTGATAAACCATATCCATAGCCTTCTACTATTCCACCAAAAACTATAGTTGTTCCAGCCAATATTGTCTCAAGTGCTGAAAGGTAAGTTAAAATCATCACTGTAATAGTGAATTTATGCCTTAAAAATCTCTTTTAACTTATAGCTAACATCTGGTAAATATGTTTCAAAATAATGATAGATTTGGGAAAAATTCTATTTATATTTTTGTGGAAAAAGTACTTGATGGCAGAAAAAGAAGTGGGAATTGCTAGGCTAACGTTAAGATGGATAACTGCAATGTTATCAGCACTATGGGCGGGAGTTCACTTAGTACTAACACATGCAGTGTTACCTAATTCAACTGCAACAATGATTTATGATACGTTCTTCGGTTTTACATCGGCGTTGGCAATAATAGCAGCTGTCTTATTAATTCAAGGATTAAGGTATAGCTATCCACTAATTACTATATTTTATACCATTGACTTAGCATTGCTTAGTGAGACCAGGTTAGGACCAGCATTATTCGTAGGTAAGAAACTCCCATTTAACTACTATGTTGATATCTCCTTAGCTCTTGATGGTATCCTAATAGTATTATCGTTACTACTAATCCTTGTGGAAAAGAAAAGTTAAAGTTTTTCTATTTCTTCTTTTATTATTCTAGTACCTTTCATAGCCAACTCTTCATCTATTATTAATGGAGGTTCTATTCTAACTACAGATTCTCCAGCACCTATCGCTAGTACACCTCTTCTAAAGGAATTATATAATATTTTCTCTAGACCTTCAACAAATGGTTTATTACTCTTTCTTAGCTCAGCCCCTATGAGAAGACCTAATCCTCTAACATCGTATAAGTAAGGTGATTTAGTATCTGCTAATTCTTCTATAATTTTCTTGCCTATATTGCTTACATGGTCTAAAAGTTTCGGAACCTCTTCTAAAATAACTTTTGATGCAGCTAATGCTAGTGGATTTCCTCCAAAAGTAGTTGCATGAGATCCCGGTGGCAAATCCATGATTTCCTTTCTTCCAACAACTGCACCGAGTGGAAGTCCTCCACCTAGTGCTTTAGCTAAACACACCAAATCCGGTGTCACATTGAAATATTCAAATGCGAACATTTTACCTGTTCTTCCAATTCCTGTTTGTACTTCGTCAAGTATAAGTAAGATTCCAAATTTCTTAAGTAAATTATTCAATTTATAAAAGAAATCTTTAGGAGGTACAATAACTCCACCTTCTCCTTGGATAGGCTCAGCAACAAATGCTGCCACTTCATTAGGATCAACTACTTTCTTGAAAATCCAATCCTCTATAAATCCCAATAACGCTTCAGTACAATCTTCTTTACATAATGGATCTCTTTTATCTGGATATGGGATCAAATATGTTGATGGTAAAAGAGGAGAGAAGGATTGCCTTTGGATAGCTTTACTTGAGGTAAAGGCTAAGGAGCCTAAGGTTCTTCCATGGAAGGAATTGATGAAACCAATAATCCATTGTCGCTTTGTATGCCCTCTAGCTATCTTTATTGCTGCTTCCACACTTTCAGTACCACTGTTAGTATAGAATACCTTAGCCGAGAATGGCATAAAGGAGTTTAATCTTTTCGCTACTTCTACTGCAATTTCATAGTAAAAATCTGTAAGACTGTAATGAAAGAACTTCTCCATTTGCTCCTTTACTGCCCTAATGATCTTCTCGTTTTTGTGACCTAATGCTAATACTCCTATTCCTGCGTTAAAGTCAATGTACTCCTTTCCCTCTATATCGTAGACTATAGCTCCGGAGCCATGATCTATTGCAAACGGATACCATCTCCTAAAGGATTGCATCAAATACTCTTCATCATCTTTTATTAACTCTTCCACTTTCTTGCTCATAGTTTAAAGTTCGAACAAATAATATATTAATTTTTCCTAGATTCTTCAAGTAACAAGGATAACTGTCCATTTATCGTAAACAGTAAATTAATGTCTTTTAATATTTTCTTTGGAAGGAAAGATAGTATTTTATATTCATGATAAAATATTTAGGTATGAATGCCGGAAAGACGTTTTTATCTCTCCTTAAGGAAAGCGGTATTAATAAGATATTTATAGTATCTGGTACGGATTACGCTTCATTAATAGAGGCTAAGGTTGAGGATCCTAGCTTACCAGATTTTGAAATAGTACCTCATGAGATTACTGCAATTTCAACAGCAATAGGTTATGCACTAGGTAATAAGCTAAGTGCTGTTGCTGTTCACACCACGCCTGGAACTGCAAACGCGTTAGGAGGTATAATGAGTGCATATACTTCTAGAATACCACTTTTAGTTATTGCGGGAAGGAGTCCATACACTGAGAAAGGTAATACTGCAAGTAGAAACTTGAGAATTCATTGGACGCAAGAGGCTAGGGATCAAGGAGAATTGGTTAGACAATATGTCAAGTATGATTTTGAAATTAGAATGGCTGATCAAATACCAGCAGTAATATCTAGAGCAATCCAAATAATGATGAGTGAACCTAGAGGTCCAGTATATCTTGTATTACCAAGAGAGGTAAGCATTCAAGAGATTAATGAAGTTAAGAGAATACCAATGGACTATTATGAACCTGCGCCTTCACCAGATAAGATTAGTAAAGCTAAGGAGATGCTGGAAAAGTCCGAAAGACCTGTAATTATCACGTGGAGAGCTGGAAGAAGAAAAGAATGGTTTGAATCTCTAAAGAGATTTGCAGATAGTTATAACATTCCAGTTCTCAATTATGCTGGAGAGGTTTTGAATTATCCCAGTAATGGTACAATGGCTCTGGATAGATTTGATTTACGAAATGCTGATTTATTATTAGTAGTTGAGGCTGAAGTACCATATTTTCCTAAGAAAATCGATTTAGATATCCCGATAATTAAGGTTGATGTTGAGCCTTCATACTCTTATATTCCATACTACGGTTTTAGATGCGATTTATGTATACAATCCACTCCGAGTAACTTCTTTGATTACGTTTCAATAAGACCAAAGAGTTATGATGAAATTAGAGAGGTAAAAATAAAGCAGGAAGAATATAAGAGGCAAGAGATTGAGAAGTTAAAAGATAAGAAACCAATTCATCCTAAGTATTTGTCATATGAAATTGGGAATATAGCGTCTGAGTATGATTTGGCAATATTTAATGAATATCAGTTTAACCCTAGATATGCAAAGCTGAGCGAGTTTGGGTCTTATTTTGCCGACTTATCCATAGGATATCTAGGCCTTGCATTAGGAGCTGGAGTTGGGTACAAAATAGCTACTAATAAGGACGTAATTATTACTACTGGCGATGGTTCCTTTATATTTGGCGTTCCAGAAGCCTTTTATTATGTTTCCTCAAAATATCCGACAATGGTTGTGATTTTCGATAATGGCGGTTGGTTGGCGTCAGCTGAGGCAGTAGATGAAGTTTTCCCTGAGGGTTTAGCAAAAAGTAAAAGGTATTATCCTGGTGCAGATTTCGATAAGAGATTCGAGATCGGAAAGACTGTTGAGGCTTTTCATGGCTACTATGAACTAGTTGAGGATCCTTGGGAGATTAAGCCTGCCTTAGTAAGAGGTTTAGAGAAGGTGAGAAAAGAGAATAAAATAGCTGTGATTCAAGTTATAGTAGATAAGGTGAGGTAATTATGAAGTTATGTAACAAGGAGATATCACAAATTGGATTTGGAACTTGGAAAATTGGCGGAGGCTATTGGAGTCCAGATTATTCTAAGGATTCCTATTATATCGAGATATTAAAGTACGTATTAAGTAAGGGAATAAACGTTATTGACACTGCAGAAATGTATGGTGGAGGACACTCTGAAGAATTAGTTGGAAAAGCTATACAAGATTTCGAAAGAGATAGAATTTTCATTATAACTAAGGTATGGTCTAATCATTTAAGATATGATGATTTAATAAGATCCGCTAAAAATAGTTTAAGAAGGCTTAACTCAAAGTATATTGACCTATACTTAATCCATTGGCCAAATTCTTCAGTGCCGTTAGAGGAAACTATAAGGGCAATGGAGGAACTAGTAGATCAAGGTATTACAAATTGTATTGGAGTGAGTAATTTTGATGTCAAACTTTTAGAAGAGGCTATGTCATTAACTAAAAAATATGAAATTGTCGCAAATGAAATAGAGTATAACATTGAGAATAAAACCGCAGAAAAAGATGTTATACCATTTTGTGAAAGGAATAACATAAAAGTCATAGCTTATTCTCCTCTCGCTAGAGGAAATATTAAGAACAATAAAATATTAGAGGAGATTGGGCGTAAATACAATAGAAGTTCCGTTCAAGTAGCACTAAACTACCTCATGAGAAGATCAATACCAATACCTAAGGCATCCAGTAAAGAGCATATTGACGATATCCTCGGGGCCTTGGGATGGAATCTAAGTGATGAGGATTATGAGAGGATTTCGAAAATCTAAATAACTCAGCATACTCTGAAAACATGAGATCGTTTTAAAAGTTATAAAAAGCGCAGTACCTATAATTTGCCTATAATACAAGCTTTTGGTGAGGAGGAGGTATTATATGATTAAAGTTACTTAAGATATTCCTTAGAACTGAGTTAGTGTGAAGCTAGTATTACAGTTAGATGATCAGAGATATTTATACGTTGATGGTGTAATTAGACCTTTCGATGGTAAGGTAAAAGTTAAAGATGATGTGATAGGATACGGTGTCATTTATGATGCAGGTAAGGTAAAAGTTTTATATGATTATAAGGTAGTGAGAGTAAGCGATAATAATGTAATTGCACAAGCAATATTGAAAGAAAAAATAGATAAACTAAATATATACTTATTTGAATATAACAATACTATATTTGCATATTTTGGTGATATTTCTAACCCTAAATTAAACTTTCCTTATATGATTATATATGGAATACCTATCCCCTTAGGTTCTAAAATCGAAATTACTGAGGCTTTAAATAGAGACTATAGGATAGCGTTATATGCATTAAACAATTTTAGGAATGATTCCAGCATAGTAAATCATTCAATTTTATCTTTGGTCAAATTTGATAAATGTGATGATGCGGTAAAATATTATAAAGAACTGAAAGTTTCAGATCCAGAGGTTTCCTTAGCAGTAGCTCAATGTATGGAGAAAATAGGAGATGAATTAGAGGCCTTAAAGATTTACTCATTTTTATCTGAAGAGAAGTATAGAGAATTAGAGAGTAAAATTAGGAGTAAGG of Sulfolobus sp. E5-1-F contains these proteins:
- a CDS encoding acetyl ornithine aminotransferase family protein, whose amino-acid sequence is MSKKVEELIKDDEEYLMQSFRRWYPFAIDHGSGAIVYDIEGKEYIDFNAGIGVLALGHKNEKIIRAVKEQMEKFFHYSLTDFYYEIAVEVAKRLNSFMPFSAKVFYTNSGTESVEAAIKIARGHTKRQWIIGFINSFHGRTLGSLAFTSSKAIQRQSFSPLLPSTYLIPYPDKRDPLCKEDCTEALLGFIEDWIFKKVVDPNEVAAFVAEPIQGEGGVIVPPKDFFYKLNNLLKKFGILLILDEVQTGIGRTGKMFAFEYFNVTPDLVCLAKALGGGLPLGAVVGRKEIMDLPPGSHATTFGGNPLALAASKVILEEVPKLLDHVSNIGKKIIEELADTKSPYLYDVRGLGLLIGAELRKSNKPFVEGLEKILYNSFRRGVLAIGAGESVVRIEPPLIIDEELAMKGTRIIKEEIEKL
- a CDS encoding cytochrome C oxidase assembly protein, producing the protein MMILTYLSALETILAGTTIVFGGIVEGYGYGLSLGTNWPYTHDIMQLAAKKDPEAIHRILATIVGIFSLVILIIHPSLISIIGFISVVFTALLGMATLYVLAGKLPSIFQGLHDIAAYTTFVSYFLIMLQGLEIFKLNIVSFLINAIVPPHFLYFVIFMGGVVTGTRRMKLKIGRPWEKDKERNPWLQAAWIIHGIVSLIFIIAVVLLHYWLTLIFTALEIIVGLWVWDSSNRNPLKPGMSIGLHQLFSILVVVAIILNSIS
- a CDS encoding nucleotidyltransferase family protein; protein product: MLKKAVITSAGKGSRMKHITSVLPKALLPLFVTENGSKVTRPVIDLIMDSLSKVGIEKFCIVVGRNGMLLMQYLFDRTPTFVFQDMPKGFGDAVLRAEDFSSNEPFFVHADDGVLTKGYESLKMLFDEINPDGVLFVRRVENPSRYGVVTIEDKGVYDGHKLYKVIDAEEKPLHPKSNLAIAAVYIFKPSIFNALKQINVEEGKEIELTYGIHNLLLEGKEVYALEMNEDEKWLNVGDPKSYLDALNYSFKFL
- a CDS encoding thiamine pyrophosphate-requiring protein — its product is MNAGKTFLSLLKESGINKIFIVSGTDYASLIEAKVEDPSLPDFEIVPHEITAISTAIGYALGNKLSAVAVHTTPGTANALGGIMSAYTSRIPLLVIAGRSPYTEKGNTASRNLRIHWTQEARDQGELVRQYVKYDFEIRMADQIPAVISRAIQIMMSEPRGPVYLVLPREVSIQEINEVKRIPMDYYEPAPSPDKISKAKEMLEKSERPVIITWRAGRRKEWFESLKRFADSYNIPVLNYAGEVLNYPSNGTMALDRFDLRNADLLLVVEAEVPYFPKKIDLDIPIIKVDVEPSYSYIPYYGFRCDLCIQSTPSNFFDYVSIRPKSYDEIREVKIKQEEYKRQEIEKLKDKKPIHPKYLSYEIGNIASEYDLAIFNEYQFNPRYAKLSEFGSYFADLSIGYLGLALGAGVGYKIATNKDVIITTGDGSFIFGVPEAFYYVSSKYPTMVVIFDNGGWLASAEAVDEVFPEGLAKSKRYYPGADFDKRFEIGKTVEAFHGYYELVEDPWEIKPALVRGLEKVRKENKIAVIQVIVDKVR
- a CDS encoding MazG nucleotide pyrophosphohydrolase domain-containing protein; the encoded protein is MELKDLQSKMKDMYFEKDSQRGVYATFTWLVEEVGELAEALLSDNLDSIEEELADVIAWTVSIANLKGIDIEEALKKKYKL
- a CDS encoding N-acetylglucosamine kinase — its product is MILVGVDGGGSKTSAIAYTCSGSFLGKGLAGPANFHNIGVEEAVKNVNKAILLATKGMKPDVAYIGLAGIDSKYDYNVMSEALRSIAKNVYIDHDGFVALYAETRGKPGVIVIAGTGSVIVGYDGSRRVRFGGLGWLIADEGSAYWIGREALRAFGKMLDGRMNKTVIAEKIMRSLNINDIDDLIKWAYHEGHKVKDIASLAKIVDEAANEGDEIALNILKSAAYELASYSVQLAVKIGVDKIYLKGGMFNSPMYFNFFRGYLDSNNIKGIIAEHDPEQGALLLAFKYAGCNSSVLNW
- a CDS encoding gamma-glutamyltransferase family protein, giving the protein MPSAVGRKVVATQNYIASYIGARVLEDGGNAFDAAIAISATLSVVIPHTSGLGGDGFLLAKTPEGIIAYNASGWAPKELKVEKIDSDRSPLTVVVPGLVDLWEFIYQNYASKSLNELLNPAISLATNGFMVGRGLHHAIISSFKLSDDWNRVYGNKRFGDEIKLKGIGRVLKEIAKDPRSFYDGKIAEELTEGLRDRGVPISYEDFSEFHGEVINPVKMKYKDFTLYELPPNSQGITTLELLKMIELTEINKLPFNDVRRINDHVRLSALAYSDRNKYIADPKFVNVPIEMLLSEKYIANKIAEYGFEVKVNVTGDTTFFVVSDGENEIGFIQSLFYPFGSGIVVNDIPFNNRGAGFSEGNNKPEPRKRPLHTLSILMAEKEDERVIIGCAGGDLRPQIHAEVFEYYADYNMEIDEAVQAPRFMYLGNKVVAEKRLGIPATQTDYYSPEVGIVQALKYKKGKYIGVADIRSEGIVLPVT
- a CDS encoding tRNA(Met) cytidine acetyltransferase TmcA; this translates as MVNKEQFYDQIRKALEDGNAKYYRNLVYIERDDYLDYVKEIINLFLKFKPDPSVAYGFVPWASGSKERMKVIKEYFSKFDDIDYANAEYYLGNTYDLVILDTVDNFQPINIGRLVDLARGGGLIVIYTSNLTKDKVFRTSIVRNGLVLDEYEKRFKRKLYEHEGIFIVDANGYVSRPFSGNIMPKSEKKIPRNPVMPREIHELSLSEDQNRVIENFTYLLSGGQRALVLTAARGRGKSAATGLSIVGLIEKLRERKGKSIRIIVTAPSIASASQVMAFAKLGLESLGEEFSVKISDTGHIKNIKGDYFRVEYVPPDAAVEDEGELLIIDEAAALGINYIDLALRAWKKVALVTTVHGYEGSNKAFLRYLRRLIESKRIRVKWINMEQPLRYANGDPIEKWLYDALLLDAEPSEPQYLNDTMIYEDVDKSELANDDAKLRAIYGIMVTAHYKNNPDDLMIMLDGVHHKIKALRIGENSYVAACQIAEEGELSDNMVDIALKGGTFDGDLIPDRIIKHVRIKDFARLRGWRIVRIAVVSELQDKGFGSELLKMIYEEAKDKGLDWVGSSFMSDPKVLNFWIKNDFVPVHISPKKNEKLGDYPVVVIRPISDIAKQIVKISVYMLKEKLLNTLHDVYFNMNPEVVRLILKGSKVAHRIVDVNPILLDKIISFLQGVSPYESSADGIHMLTLKYFWDGRRDWSLTQDEELVLISKVIQGKPWSYVSTILNSNRTHIYELIYSAISKIMQKYYNLTADSKVGLTLKDVMSSQQYDLGE